Proteins encoded together in one Kitasatospora albolonga window:
- a CDS encoding MFS transporter gives MTSIDQHPKTMDEVRRPGRWIALSVLVLGVLLVAVDATVLGLATPFLSEDLAPTGNQLLWIGDVYSFVIAGLLVSMGSLGDRIGRKKLLLIGAVAFGAVSVLNAYATTPEMMIVARALLGVAGATLMPSTLALIRNLFHDPRERSLAIGMWGAAASAGAAVGPVVGGFLLEHFWWGSVFLINLPVMAVLVVVGIKLIPESKNPAPGPWDMLSVGLSLVGMIAVVYAIKETASHGLGWGPGAAAVLGVGALTWFVRRQLRLPAPLLDIRLFHHRGFSGAVLADLLTILGLSGLVFFLSQFLQLVQGRGPLEAGLAELPAAIGAVAAGLLAGFAARRFSVRSVVAGGLGAVGLALGTVTLLDQHTGYPLLGSMLLVVGVGAGFSFTVTADVILSSVPKEQAGSASAVSETAYELGAALGIALLGSIVTGVYRGFPTPAGIPSDVAGAAHESLGGAVEAATALPAAQAGPLISAAQEAFVEGMRSAAGVGSVVLLAAAVAAWFLLRGQKLEDGVEHP, from the coding sequence GTGACCAGCATCGACCAGCACCCGAAGACCATGGACGAGGTACGCCGCCCGGGGCGGTGGATCGCGCTCTCCGTGCTCGTCCTCGGCGTGCTGCTGGTGGCCGTCGACGCCACCGTCCTCGGCCTCGCGACCCCGTTCCTCAGCGAGGACCTCGCGCCCACCGGCAACCAGCTGCTCTGGATCGGTGACGTCTACTCCTTCGTCATCGCCGGTCTGCTCGTGTCGATGGGCTCCCTCGGCGACCGCATCGGCCGCAAGAAGCTGCTGCTGATCGGTGCCGTGGCGTTCGGCGCGGTCTCCGTGCTCAACGCGTACGCGACCACGCCCGAGATGATGATCGTGGCCCGGGCGCTGCTCGGTGTCGCGGGCGCCACCCTGATGCCGTCCACCCTCGCCCTGATCCGCAACCTCTTCCACGACCCGCGCGAGCGCAGCCTCGCCATCGGGATGTGGGGTGCGGCGGCCTCGGCGGGCGCGGCCGTCGGTCCGGTCGTCGGCGGGTTCCTGCTCGAACACTTCTGGTGGGGATCGGTCTTCCTGATCAACCTGCCCGTGATGGCCGTGCTCGTGGTCGTCGGCATCAAGCTGATCCCCGAGTCCAAGAACCCGGCCCCGGGCCCGTGGGACATGCTCAGCGTCGGGCTCTCGCTGGTCGGCATGATCGCCGTCGTGTACGCCATCAAGGAGACGGCCTCGCACGGGCTGGGCTGGGGGCCGGGCGCGGCCGCCGTCCTCGGTGTCGGCGCGCTCACCTGGTTCGTCCGCAGGCAGCTCCGGCTGCCCGCACCGCTGCTGGACATCCGCCTCTTCCACCACCGGGGCTTCTCCGGGGCGGTCCTGGCGGACCTGCTGACCATCCTCGGTCTGTCGGGTCTGGTCTTCTTCCTCTCCCAGTTCCTGCAACTGGTGCAGGGCCGGGGGCCGCTGGAGGCCGGGCTCGCCGAACTGCCCGCCGCCATCGGCGCGGTGGCCGCCGGTCTGCTGGCCGGGTTCGCCGCCCGCCGGTTCTCGGTGCGCTCGGTCGTGGCGGGCGGGCTCGGCGCGGTCGGTCTGGCGCTGGGCACGGTGACCCTGCTCGACCAGCACACCGGCTACCCGCTGCTCGGCTCCATGCTGCTGGTCGTCGGCGTCGGCGCCGGGTTCTCCTTCACGGTCACCGCCGACGTGATCCTCTCCAGCGTCCCGAAGGAGCAGGCCGGTTCCGCCTCCGCCGTCTCGGAGACGGCGTACGAGCTCGGTGCCGCCCTCGGCATCGCCCTGCTCGGCTCCATCGTGACCGGCGTCTACCGGGGCTTCCCGACCCCGGCGGGCATCCCCTCCGATGTCGCGGGGGCGGCCCACGAGTCGCTCGGCGGAGCCGTCGAAGCGGCCACCGCACTGCCCGCCGCCCAGGCCGGCCCGCTGATCTCGGCGGCCCAGGAGGCGTTCGTCGAGGGGATGCGGTCCGCCGCGGGTGTCGGCTCGGTGGTGCTGCTGGCGGCAGCCGTCGCGGCCTGGTTCCTGCTGCGCGGCCAGAAGCTGGAGGACGGCGTCGAGCACCCGTAG
- a CDS encoding TetR family transcriptional regulator, with product MTLDREQVLRSAAALLTHKSTATMDEVAKAAGIGRATLHRHFAGRDALVKALENLGLQEFEAALDAARLDEDTSEEGLRRLIAAVEPSAGLLSFLVNENQLFEGDQVNEGWNRADARVSAFFRRGQERGEFRIDLTPAWLTEALYGLVGTGAWSVKAGRVAAQDFQYMIVELLLGGARRSVEQ from the coding sequence ATGACTCTCGACCGTGAGCAGGTGCTGCGCAGCGCCGCCGCCCTGCTGACCCATAAATCGACCGCCACCATGGACGAGGTCGCCAAAGCAGCCGGTATCGGCCGCGCCACCCTGCACCGCCACTTCGCCGGGCGTGACGCGCTCGTGAAGGCGCTGGAGAACCTGGGCCTCCAGGAGTTCGAGGCGGCCCTGGACGCCGCCCGGCTCGACGAGGACACCTCCGAGGAGGGGCTGCGCCGCCTCATCGCGGCCGTCGAGCCCAGTGCCGGGCTGCTGTCGTTCCTCGTCAACGAGAACCAGCTCTTCGAGGGCGACCAGGTCAACGAGGGCTGGAACCGGGCCGATGCCCGGGTCTCCGCCTTCTTCCGCCGCGGCCAGGAGCGCGGTGAGTTCCGTATCGACCTCACCCCCGCCTGGCTGACCGAGGCCCTCTACGGGCTCGTCGGCACCGGCGCCTGGTCCGTCAAGGCGGGCCGGGTCGCCGCACAGGATTTCCAGTACATGATCGTCGAGCTGCTGCTCGGCGGAGCCCGCCGGAGCGTGGAGCAGTGA
- a CDS encoding MarR family transcriptional regulator, which produces MTNSDPTAVPDPWHSLHELLAAMDAEIEQLYVERGIKGVRPRFAYPLIRLAHTGPLTIRELAHSLGRSHSAISQTVAALRKEDLVTSEPGPDARTRRIDLTERGRSLVPFLEAEWRATHEAVAELDREVPYAMTTVVEEVRQALERRSMRQRILHHLTEPPR; this is translated from the coding sequence GTGACAAATTCAGATCCCACAGCGGTGCCCGATCCCTGGCACTCCCTGCACGAGCTCCTGGCGGCCATGGACGCCGAGATCGAACAGCTCTACGTCGAGCGCGGCATCAAGGGGGTGCGGCCTCGGTTCGCCTATCCGCTGATCCGGCTCGCCCACACCGGACCGCTCACCATCCGCGAGCTGGCGCACTCCCTGGGCCGCTCGCACTCCGCGATCAGCCAGACCGTCGCCGCCCTGCGCAAGGAGGACCTGGTCACCTCCGAGCCGGGGCCCGACGCCCGTACCCGGCGGATCGACCTGACCGAGCGGGGCCGGTCGCTGGTTCCGTTCCTGGAGGCGGAGTGGCGCGCCACCCATGAGGCGGTCGCCGAGCTGGACCGCGAGGTCCCGTACGCGATGACCACCGTGGTCGAGGAGGTGCGGCAGGCGTTGGAGCGGCGGTCGATGCGGCAGCGGATACTCCACCACCTCACCGAGCCGCCGCGGTGA